A section of the Thermotoga caldifontis AZM44c09 genome encodes:
- the leuS gene encoding leucine--tRNA ligase has product MPKYEPSEIEPKWQRYWEERGLFRTPQRSEKPKYYMLVMFPYPSGTLHVGHVKNYVIGDAVARYKRMRGYNVLHPFGYDAFGLPAENAAIERKIHPKDWTLNNINTIRKQIKRLGISYDWDREIITCLEPYYKWTEWVFLKLYEAGLAYKKKAAVNWCPKCMTSLANEQVKDGRCERCGTPITIRHLEQWFFKITNYAERLLKDLDKLTGWPEHVKTMQRNWIGESKGAKVKFKVEGLDVDIEIFTTRPDTLWGVTFMALAPESPLVEQIVLPELKHDLEQFLVRVSMQDRHRRGALEAEKEGFFTGRYAINPVNGERVPIYVANYILMEYGTGAIMGVPAHDQRDYEFAKKYGIPIRQVIQPSEPFNEDRAYDGPGIMVNSGPLSGTKVPEEMEKVIEWLEERGIGTRSVQYKLRDWLISRQRYWGAPIPIIYCEKCGVVPVPEKDLPVTLPYDVEFLPTGQSPLALKEEFKRTTCPKCGGPATREVDTMDTFVDSSWYFLRYINPDLEDAPFKKEDVNYWLPVDQYVGGVEHAILHLLYSRFITKVLHDLGYLDFDEPFTNLFTQGMIYKDGAKMSKSKGNVVSPDDMIEKYGADTLRLYILFMGPPEKDAEWSDAGIEGVHRFIRRAWNLIDKIISLEPKNSSNFGPRERELRRKLHSALLKITQDMEGGFKFNTAISGLMELVNDVSDYLQEVPEDSWHVPLLKEFAEKFVLMISPFAPHFAEELWHAMGKTTSIMEEPWPEYDPDALKVEEVEIAVQVNGKLRDRVKVPIDATKEEVLRIALESEKVKKFVSNSPKDAVYVPKRLLNIIV; this is encoded by the coding sequence GTGCCGAAGTACGAACCGAGTGAAATAGAACCGAAATGGCAGAGGTACTGGGAGGAGAGAGGCCTTTTCAGAACACCTCAGAGGAGTGAAAAGCCCAAATACTACATGCTCGTCATGTTCCCTTATCCTTCTGGAACACTGCACGTCGGACACGTTAAGAACTACGTGATAGGCGATGCAGTTGCGCGTTACAAGCGCATGCGTGGTTACAACGTGCTGCATCCGTTCGGTTACGACGCCTTCGGATTGCCCGCGGAGAACGCCGCGATCGAAAGGAAGATCCATCCAAAGGACTGGACTCTGAACAACATCAACACGATAAGAAAACAGATAAAACGTCTCGGGATCAGCTACGACTGGGATAGAGAAATAATCACGTGTCTCGAACCTTACTACAAGTGGACCGAGTGGGTCTTTCTGAAACTGTACGAAGCAGGTCTTGCGTACAAGAAGAAGGCTGCCGTGAACTGGTGTCCAAAGTGTATGACCTCGCTCGCGAACGAGCAGGTGAAAGATGGAAGATGTGAGCGCTGCGGAACTCCCATAACGATAAGGCACCTTGAACAGTGGTTCTTCAAGATAACCAATTACGCAGAAAGGCTTTTGAAAGATCTGGATAAGCTCACGGGCTGGCCCGAGCACGTCAAAACGATGCAGCGAAACTGGATCGGTGAGAGCAAAGGTGCGAAGGTGAAGTTCAAAGTCGAGGGACTCGATGTCGATATCGAGATATTCACAACCAGACCGGACACGCTCTGGGGTGTCACTTTCATGGCCCTCGCGCCGGAATCACCGTTGGTGGAACAGATCGTCCTGCCAGAACTCAAACACGACCTTGAACAATTCCTTGTACGCGTCAGCATGCAGGACAGGCACAGAAGGGGTGCGCTCGAAGCAGAAAAGGAAGGCTTCTTCACCGGCAGGTACGCGATAAATCCCGTGAACGGTGAGAGGGTTCCCATCTACGTGGCGAACTACATCCTCATGGAGTACGGTACCGGCGCGATCATGGGAGTGCCGGCACACGATCAGAGAGATTACGAATTCGCGAAGAAGTACGGCATACCGATAAGGCAGGTCATACAGCCTTCCGAACCGTTCAACGAAGATAGAGCTTACGATGGGCCGGGCATCATGGTGAACAGTGGACCATTGAGTGGAACGAAGGTTCCGGAAGAGATGGAGAAGGTCATAGAATGGCTCGAAGAACGTGGGATCGGAACACGCTCGGTACAGTACAAATTGAGGGACTGGCTCATATCCCGCCAGAGATACTGGGGTGCCCCGATACCCATCATCTACTGTGAAAAATGTGGCGTAGTTCCAGTGCCTGAGAAGGATTTACCCGTGACGCTCCCGTACGACGTCGAATTCCTGCCGACGGGACAGTCCCCACTGGCGCTGAAAGAAGAATTCAAGAGAACGACCTGTCCGAAATGTGGTGGTCCGGCCACGCGCGAAGTGGACACGATGGACACCTTCGTCGATTCCTCATGGTACTTCTTGAGGTACATCAATCCCGATTTGGAAGACGCCCCGTTCAAAAAAGAAGACGTGAACTACTGGTTGCCGGTCGATCAGTACGTTGGCGGAGTGGAACACGCCATACTCCATTTGCTCTACTCGAGATTCATCACGAAGGTCCTGCACGACCTTGGTTATCTCGACTTCGACGAACCCTTCACCAACCTGTTCACGCAGGGCATGATATACAAAGACGGTGCAAAGATGAGCAAGAGTAAGGGGAACGTCGTTTCTCCCGACGACATGATCGAAAAGTACGGTGCCGACACGTTGAGGCTCTACATACTGTTCATGGGACCTCCCGAGAAGGATGCCGAGTGGAGCGATGCGGGCATCGAGGGTGTACACAGGTTCATCAGAAGGGCCTGGAACCTCATAGACAAGATCATTTCACTCGAACCTAAGAATTCGTCGAACTTCGGTCCTCGAGAAAGAGAACTCAGAAGGAAGTTACATTCTGCCCTGCTGAAGATCACGCAGGACATGGAAGGCGGTTTCAAATTCAACACGGCCATCAGTGGCTTGATGGAACTCGTCAACGACGTGTCGGATTATCTTCAGGAAGTTCCGGAAGATTCGTGGCACGTGCCGCTGTTGAAAGAGTTTGCTGAGAAGTTCGTTTTGATGATCTCTCCGTTCGCACCGCACTTCGCTGAAGAACTCTGGCACGCGATGGGCAAAACGACATCGATCATGGAGGAACCATGGCCAGAGTACGATCCCGACGCGCTGAAAGTCGAAGAAGTGGAGATCGCGGTCCAGGTGAACGGTAAACTGAGAGACAGGGTGAAGGTCCCCATCGACGCAACGAAAGAAGAAGTCCTCAGGATCGCTTTGGAGAGCGAAAAGGTGAAGAAATTCGTGAGCAACAGTCCGAAAGATGCCGTGTACGTTCCAAAAAGATTGCTGAACATCATCGTGTGA
- a CDS encoding N-acyl-D-amino-acid deacylase family protein: MYDVLVVNGMVVDGTRNPWFYADLAIENGKIVEVGKLGRRKAKIVINAKGMFVCPGFIDIHSHSDFSAFVNPFCESKLRQGVTTELVGNCGYSLAPLLGDALEETKQYYRDMYGVEAGWQTVQDYLNALQDAKPAINYATLVGHGTVRKSVMGYENRKPTPEEMKKMKKLVAESMRQGAFGMSTGLIYPPGSFADIDEIVELCEVVHRYNGFYATHMRSESARLIESVQETIGIGKKSKVSVQISHHKACGEKYFGKVKETLRMIEQARVEGYDVTCDVYPYTATSTDLDAILPDWVHEGGLEKMLERLRDAKIRERIKQQIDPVQKAMGGYDKIHISYVFSEKNKPFQGKILSEIAKVLNKDPLETAFDLILEERGRVGMIRFAMDEEDVKLVIKSPYSMIGSDGSALSVSGPLSHGHPHPRNFGTFVRVLARYVREQKLLSVEEAVWKMTGFPARKIGLFDRGILRPKMVADIVVFDLEKVQELATFEDPKRYPEGIVHVLVNGVVVLRDGQFTGERPGKVLRKFNH, translated from the coding sequence GTGTACGACGTGCTGGTAGTGAACGGAATGGTGGTGGATGGAACGCGTAATCCCTGGTTCTACGCAGATCTGGCCATCGAAAACGGAAAGATAGTCGAGGTAGGAAAACTCGGCCGGAGGAAAGCGAAGATAGTGATCAACGCGAAGGGTATGTTCGTGTGCCCAGGTTTCATAGACATACACAGCCACTCAGACTTCTCTGCCTTCGTGAATCCTTTCTGTGAGAGCAAGCTGAGACAGGGTGTCACCACCGAACTCGTCGGAAACTGCGGTTATTCTCTCGCCCCACTGCTGGGTGACGCACTCGAAGAAACGAAACAGTACTACAGAGACATGTACGGCGTTGAAGCGGGCTGGCAAACCGTTCAAGATTATCTGAACGCGCTCCAGGACGCGAAACCTGCGATAAACTACGCCACCCTCGTCGGGCACGGAACGGTTCGAAAGTCCGTGATGGGGTACGAAAACAGAAAGCCCACGCCTGAAGAAATGAAGAAGATGAAGAAACTCGTGGCAGAATCCATGAGACAGGGTGCGTTCGGCATGAGCACCGGTTTGATATACCCACCGGGAAGTTTCGCAGACATTGACGAGATAGTTGAACTGTGCGAAGTTGTGCACAGGTACAATGGTTTTTACGCCACACACATGCGTAGTGAGAGTGCGAGGTTGATCGAATCGGTTCAGGAAACGATCGGGATCGGTAAGAAGAGCAAAGTTTCCGTTCAGATCTCCCATCACAAAGCCTGCGGAGAGAAATACTTCGGCAAGGTGAAAGAAACGCTCAGGATGATAGAGCAAGCACGCGTCGAAGGTTACGACGTCACGTGCGACGTTTACCCTTACACGGCAACGTCGACCGATCTGGACGCGATACTGCCAGACTGGGTCCACGAAGGCGGGCTCGAAAAGATGCTCGAAAGGTTGAGAGATGCGAAGATCAGAGAAAGGATCAAACAACAGATCGATCCTGTGCAGAAGGCCATGGGTGGTTACGATAAAATACACATCAGCTACGTGTTCAGCGAAAAGAACAAGCCGTTTCAGGGAAAAATCCTCAGCGAGATCGCAAAAGTTCTCAACAAAGATCCGCTCGAAACCGCGTTCGATCTCATCCTTGAAGAACGGGGTCGGGTCGGGATGATAAGGTTTGCGATGGACGAAGAGGATGTCAAGCTCGTCATCAAAAGCCCTTATTCGATGATAGGCTCGGACGGCAGTGCGCTTTCAGTTTCCGGACCGCTCTCACACGGCCATCCACATCCGAGGAACTTTGGGACCTTTGTGAGGGTGCTGGCGCGCTACGTCAGGGAGCAGAAGCTTCTGAGCGTGGAAGAAGCCGTCTGGAAGATGACGGGTTTCCCTGCGAGAAAGATCGGACTTTTCGACAGGGGCATCCTGAGACCGAAGATGGTTGCGGACATCGTCGTGTTCGATCTGGAAAAAGTTCAGGAGCTTGCAACCTTCGAAGATCCAAAAAGGTATCCCGAAGGCATCGTGCACGTTCTCGTCAACGGAGTGGTCGTGTTGCGCGATGGACAGTTCACGGGTGAAAGACCTGGCAAGGTTCTGAGAAAGTTCAACCACTGA
- the ltaE gene encoding low-specificity L-threonine aldolase — translation MLDLRSDTVTKPTPEMRKAMAEAEVGDDVYGEDPTVNKLEQLAAEMFGKESALFVASGTMGNQVSIMAHTQRGDEVILEADSHIFWYEAGAMSVLSGVMPHPIKGKNGAMDPNDVRKAIRSKDIHFPRTSLITIENTHNRSGGRVVPLENFKAIYEIAKEYGINVHVDGARIFNASIASNVPVKEYAKYADSLMFCLSKGLCAPVGSIVVGSRQFIEKARKARKILGGGMRQAGVLAAAGIIALTRMVDRLKEDHENAKFLAMKLREIGYSVNVEDVETNMVILKTDNLKVNAHQFLSAMREKGVLAVAFSDTSIRLVTHNDVSRENIEEALNAFEELFREFRR, via the coding sequence GTGCTCGATCTTCGTTCGGACACGGTCACGAAACCGACACCTGAGATGAGAAAGGCGATGGCCGAAGCCGAAGTCGGCGACGACGTCTACGGTGAAGATCCCACAGTGAACAAACTCGAGCAACTCGCCGCGGAGATGTTCGGCAAGGAATCTGCCCTCTTCGTTGCGTCTGGAACGATGGGAAATCAGGTCAGCATCATGGCACACACGCAGCGTGGAGATGAGGTGATACTCGAAGCGGACAGCCACATCTTCTGGTACGAGGCCGGCGCCATGTCTGTCCTCTCCGGTGTCATGCCGCACCCGATAAAAGGTAAAAACGGTGCGATGGATCCAAACGATGTCAGGAAGGCCATAAGATCGAAGGACATACACTTTCCAAGGACCTCACTGATAACGATAGAAAACACCCACAACAGATCGGGCGGTAGAGTCGTCCCACTGGAAAACTTCAAGGCGATATACGAGATCGCAAAAGAATATGGGATAAACGTTCACGTGGATGGAGCGAGGATCTTCAACGCCTCGATCGCGTCCAACGTTCCCGTCAAGGAGTACGCTAAGTACGCCGATTCGCTGATGTTCTGTCTCTCCAAAGGTCTCTGTGCCCCGGTAGGTTCGATAGTCGTGGGAAGCAGGCAGTTCATCGAGAAGGCGAGAAAGGCGAGGAAGATCCTCGGTGGGGGTATGAGACAGGCGGGCGTTCTGGCGGCGGCAGGCATCATCGCCCTGACCAGGATGGTCGATCGGTTGAAGGAAGATCACGAGAACGCGAAGTTCTTAGCGATGAAACTGAGGGAGATTGGTTATTCGGTGAACGTTGAAGATGTGGAAACGAACATGGTGATATTGAAGACCGACAATCTGAAAGTCAACGCACACCAGTTCTTGAGCGCGATGCGGGAAAAGGGTGTACTGGCAGTTGCATTTTCAGACACCTCGATACGACTCGTCACACACAACGATGTGTCGAGAGAGAATATAGAGGAAGCCCTGAACGCGTTCGAAGAACTCTTCAGAGAATTCAGACGATGA
- a CDS encoding cupin domain-containing protein, whose amino-acid sequence MTLEVPSGKLSDLVQYQDGAIVSKTILDKKTGNVTVFAFDKDQKLSEHTAPFDALVYVLDGECEIRISNKPYRLRAGEFVVMPANEPHAVNAVEKFKMVLVMIKS is encoded by the coding sequence ATGACTCTGGAAGTACCTTCAGGAAAGCTCTCCGACCTGGTTCAGTACCAAGATGGTGCGATAGTGAGCAAAACGATCCTCGACAAAAAGACGGGGAACGTGACAGTCTTTGCCTTCGACAAAGACCAAAAGCTTTCAGAGCATACGGCACCGTTCGATGCACTGGTGTACGTTCTGGATGGTGAGTGTGAGATCAGGATATCGAACAAGCCGTACCGTCTCAGGGCGGGAGAATTCGTAGTGATGCCCGCGAACGAGCCACACGCAGTGAACGCTGTTGAGAAGTTCAAAATGGTTCTGGTGATGATCAAATCCTGA
- the fdhF gene encoding formate dehydrogenase subunit alpha: MIIFINDRAYEAREGQTIYDVAIANNIDTPILCHHPALEPIGACRICVVEVQGMKNLQTACTTKVTDGMRIYTNTERVIKARRMNLFLLLKVHPNDCMTCDANGNCKLQDLAYLYNVKVPIDQIELRNLPIDDSNPFIVRDLNKCIQCQLCVRVCDEIENMSIYSMVERGYETLPQPAFNLPLAESGCVFCGQCATVCPVGAIVEKPALGKARWWQVKKTTTVCPYCGVGCLIDVYTHKQEVVRVHGSGYNPDVNDGVATCVKGKFGLDFVNDPARLKKPLIKKDGKFVETDWEEALDYAVQGLKKVIEKYGPESVGILSSAKCTNEENYLMQKFARAVIKTPHVDHCARLCHASTVAGLARAFGSGAMTNSLKDILEAEVILVTGSNTTEAHPVYGSRIKRAVRKGTKLIVADPRKIELVKYATIWLRQRPGTDVALFNAMLNVIIKEDLIDEKFIAERTTNFEEVKKAIEKYTPEYVEQITGVPKEKIVQAARLYASAKRAAIVYAMGITQHEHGVDNVLALANLALATGNIGKPGAGVNPLRGQNNVQGACDMGALPDVLPGYQRVTDAQVVEKFEKAWKTTIPAKVGLTVVEMIHAALEGKIKAMVIMGENPRLSDPDASVVDEALSRLEFFVSIDMFVNETNKHAHVVFPAASFLEKDGTFTNTERRVQLLRKAFEPIGESKPDWQIIMELSRRFGYHMEYRSTAEIMEEIRSLTPIYGGITHERIELLKGIQWPCRTTEDTGTPILHTSRFNTPDGKAKFHVVEYRPSPELPDDEYPFFLTTGRYLFHFHTGTMTRRSTIAKYTNEPFIEINPVDAEKLGIKNGDEVYVVSRRGKVKGKAKVTERVPPKTVFSTFHFYETPINELTMANPLDPIAKIPNFKVSAVRIEKA; this comes from the coding sequence ATGATCATCTTCATTAACGATCGAGCATACGAAGCCAGGGAAGGTCAGACCATCTATGATGTTGCGATAGCAAACAACATAGACACACCAATTCTGTGCCACCATCCCGCACTGGAACCTATAGGTGCCTGCCGGATCTGCGTTGTTGAAGTACAGGGTATGAAAAACCTGCAAACGGCGTGCACGACGAAGGTGACTGACGGAATGCGTATCTACACCAACACAGAGAGAGTCATCAAAGCAAGGCGCATGAACCTCTTTTTACTCCTGAAGGTTCATCCAAACGATTGTATGACGTGCGACGCAAATGGAAACTGTAAATTACAGGATCTCGCCTACCTGTACAATGTAAAAGTTCCCATAGACCAGATCGAGCTGAGGAATCTCCCGATCGATGACAGCAACCCGTTCATAGTGAGAGATTTGAACAAGTGCATCCAGTGTCAGCTATGTGTCAGGGTATGCGACGAGATAGAGAACATGTCCATCTACTCCATGGTGGAAAGAGGGTACGAAACTTTACCCCAACCAGCCTTCAATTTGCCACTCGCAGAAAGTGGTTGTGTCTTCTGTGGCCAGTGTGCCACTGTCTGTCCTGTCGGTGCGATAGTGGAGAAACCTGCCCTTGGGAAAGCCAGATGGTGGCAGGTGAAAAAGACCACGACAGTTTGTCCTTACTGTGGGGTTGGTTGTCTGATAGATGTGTACACCCACAAGCAAGAAGTCGTACGCGTTCATGGGTCTGGTTACAATCCAGACGTAAACGATGGTGTTGCCACGTGTGTAAAGGGCAAATTTGGTTTAGACTTTGTGAATGATCCCGCAAGACTCAAGAAACCTCTGATCAAGAAAGATGGAAAGTTCGTCGAGACCGATTGGGAAGAAGCTCTCGATTATGCGGTTCAAGGGCTTAAGAAAGTCATAGAGAAGTACGGTCCGGAAAGCGTGGGAATTCTTTCCTCTGCGAAGTGTACCAACGAGGAGAATTACCTAATGCAGAAGTTCGCCCGTGCGGTCATCAAGACGCCCCATGTGGATCACTGCGCCAGACTCTGCCATGCCTCAACTGTAGCAGGATTGGCACGAGCTTTTGGTAGCGGAGCAATGACGAATAGCCTGAAGGACATCCTCGAGGCCGAAGTCATTCTTGTAACTGGTTCTAACACGACAGAAGCTCATCCTGTCTACGGTTCAAGGATTAAGAGGGCTGTCAGGAAAGGCACCAAACTCATCGTTGCCGATCCAAGAAAGATTGAGCTGGTCAAGTATGCGACGATCTGGTTACGGCAGAGACCAGGAACCGATGTGGCCCTGTTCAACGCAATGCTCAATGTGATCATCAAGGAAGATTTGATCGATGAGAAATTCATCGCTGAAAGAACGACAAATTTCGAAGAAGTTAAGAAGGCCATCGAAAAATACACTCCGGAGTACGTCGAACAAATCACGGGAGTACCAAAAGAAAAAATCGTTCAGGCCGCTCGTCTGTATGCGTCAGCGAAGAGGGCTGCAATAGTCTACGCAATGGGAATAACACAACACGAGCACGGTGTGGACAACGTTCTCGCTTTAGCCAACTTGGCACTTGCAACCGGGAACATCGGAAAACCTGGAGCAGGGGTGAATCCACTCAGAGGACAAAACAACGTCCAGGGAGCTTGTGACATGGGGGCTCTACCCGATGTGCTGCCTGGATATCAAAGAGTGACCGACGCACAGGTTGTTGAGAAATTCGAAAAGGCCTGGAAAACGACTATCCCAGCCAAAGTTGGCCTCACGGTTGTCGAGATGATCCATGCAGCTCTGGAAGGTAAGATAAAAGCCATGGTCATAATGGGAGAAAACCCGAGACTTTCGGACCCGGACGCATCTGTCGTGGACGAGGCGCTCTCACGACTCGAGTTTTTCGTGTCCATAGACATGTTCGTAAATGAAACGAACAAACATGCTCACGTCGTATTCCCAGCGGCTTCTTTTCTGGAAAAAGACGGTACCTTCACCAACACCGAACGACGCGTTCAGTTACTCAGAAAAGCTTTCGAGCCAATAGGTGAGAGCAAGCCAGACTGGCAGATCATAATGGAACTCTCCAGAAGGTTTGGCTACCACATGGAGTACCGTTCAACGGCCGAAATCATGGAAGAAATCAGATCACTCACGCCCATCTACGGTGGAATAACACACGAAAGAATAGAGCTCCTGAAGGGCATACAGTGGCCTTGCAGAACCACAGAAGATACTGGAACGCCCATACTTCACACCAGCAGGTTCAACACACCCGACGGTAAAGCGAAGTTCCACGTTGTTGAGTACAGACCTTCTCCTGAGCTTCCGGACGATGAATATCCTTTTTTCCTCACCACAGGTCGATACCTGTTCCATTTCCATACCGGTACCATGACTCGAAGAAGCACTATTGCGAAATACACGAACGAGCCGTTCATCGAAATCAACCCTGTGGATGCCGAGAAGCTAGGTATCAAGAACGGTGACGAAGTGTACGTGGTGTCGCGACGTGGAAAGGTGAAGGGTAAAGCGAAAGTCACAGAAAGAGTGCCACCAAAGACTGTTTTCAGTACTTTCCACTTCTACGAAACACCCATAAATGAACTCACCATGGCAAATCCGCTGGATCCTATTGCAAAGATACCGAATTTTAAAGTCTCAGCTGTGAGGATTGAGAAAGCTTGA
- the mobA gene encoding molybdenum cofactor guanylyltransferase: protein MIAIVLNGGSSHRFGSDKCSYVFRSKPMIENVVERLRLVFDRVVLVGRTYGDFECIEDELCRGPVGGVMIALQRLKDDVFAVGCDMPLLQPHVISFMWEVFRSGDSDAVVARFCDGIHPLHAFYSVRMMEHFRWSIEQGDGSFRSALERAKVVWLSEKHLSHLPNWHESFFNVNVPSDLNRIGVEECC from the coding sequence TTGATAGCCATCGTACTGAATGGTGGTAGTTCCCACAGGTTCGGTTCTGATAAATGTAGTTATGTCTTCCGCTCGAAGCCGATGATAGAAAACGTGGTAGAAAGGCTCAGGCTCGTTTTCGATCGTGTCGTGCTGGTTGGAAGGACTTATGGAGACTTCGAGTGTATCGAAGATGAGCTTTGTCGTGGGCCCGTCGGTGGTGTGATGATAGCCTTGCAACGTTTGAAAGATGACGTTTTCGCTGTTGGTTGTGACATGCCACTTCTACAACCACACGTTATCAGTTTCATGTGGGAAGTGTTCCGAAGCGGCGACTCAGATGCCGTTGTAGCGAGATTTTGCGATGGGATACACCCGCTGCACGCTTTCTATTCAGTGAGGATGATGGAACATTTTCGGTGGAGCATTGAGCAAGGTGACGGCTCTTTCAGATCAGCCCTCGAGCGTGCAAAGGTTGTCTGGCTGTCGGAAAAGCATCTCTCGCACCTACCCAACTGGCACGAAAGCTTCTTCAACGTGAACGTTCCGAGCGATCTCAATAGAATTGGGGTGGAAGAGTGCTGCTGA
- the fdhD gene encoding formate dehydrogenase accessory sulfurtransferase FdhD, translated as MLLKILRIESSGNCVIMNDELIEDSLLDFYVNDVCVERFHCLAQDLEELALGHLIYMGTRPNRWSVRIDNRSIRIFLEDHQKVEDELLPFKTKVSARKIIEAMEDLLNDPLHKTTGAVHIAGLYDKDGKRLVRFEDVGRHNVVDKVIGWIVKNDVPAEGKMLLCSGRLPADMVLKCVRARVEILASKAPALMSAIGMAQRYGLTLIGFVREKRMNVYTNPSRIEEVSV; from the coding sequence GTGCTGCTGAAGATCTTAAGGATAGAATCCAGTGGTAACTGTGTGATCATGAACGATGAGCTGATCGAAGACTCGCTTCTGGATTTCTATGTGAATGACGTTTGTGTAGAACGGTTTCATTGCCTGGCACAGGACCTTGAGGAACTCGCGCTCGGTCATCTGATATACATGGGTACAAGGCCTAACAGATGGAGCGTGAGGATCGACAACCGTTCGATAAGAATCTTTCTGGAAGATCACCAGAAAGTTGAAGATGAACTTTTGCCTTTCAAGACAAAAGTGAGCGCAAGAAAGATCATAGAGGCAATGGAAGACCTTCTGAATGACCCACTGCATAAAACGACCGGTGCGGTACACATCGCAGGATTGTACGATAAAGATGGGAAAAGATTGGTGAGGTTCGAAGACGTTGGCAGACACAACGTTGTCGATAAAGTGATCGGCTGGATAGTGAAGAACGACGTGCCGGCCGAAGGGAAAATGTTGCTTTGCAGCGGTAGACTTCCGGCGGACATGGTGTTGAAATGTGTCAGGGCAAGGGTGGAAATTCTGGCATCAAAAGCCCCAGCCTTGATGAGCGCGATAGGGATGGCCCAGCGTTACGGTCTCACGCTGATCGGCTTCGTGAGGGAAAAGCGAATGAACGTGTACACAAACCCAAGCAGGATAGAGGAGGTGTCCGTATGA
- a CDS encoding formate/nitrite transporter family protein: protein MKSPVEVQKALIEEVGVKKANLSFTQMALLGVLAGMYIGFGGIMALTAMTQVEPYGLKKVLGGAVFTVGLMLVVIAGAELFTGNVLMLGSLYARKISLKQMLRNWIVVYIFNLIGSLLIAWMLVQTKLWGSAGAINDFGKTAISVANAKVSASFGAIFFRGILCNILVDLAVILALAADSVEGKILGIFFPIMTFVAIGFEHSVANMSLIPIGLFIKSASGFGPETLTWAGFWKNIAAATLGNIVGPGVFTALFYYLSYYRPNVQKG from the coding sequence ATGAAGTCACCTGTTGAGGTTCAAAAAGCTCTCATCGAAGAGGTTGGTGTGAAGAAAGCGAACCTCAGCTTCACTCAAATGGCTTTGCTCGGTGTCCTCGCAGGCATGTACATAGGTTTTGGTGGGATCATGGCGCTCACTGCCATGACTCAGGTAGAACCGTACGGGTTGAAGAAAGTCCTGGGTGGCGCTGTCTTCACTGTGGGCCTGATGCTTGTTGTCATCGCCGGTGCGGAGCTGTTCACGGGTAACGTGCTGATGCTTGGTTCACTGTACGCGCGAAAGATTTCACTCAAACAGATGCTCAGGAACTGGATCGTTGTCTACATTTTCAACTTGATAGGTTCCCTATTGATAGCATGGATGCTCGTTCAAACTAAACTGTGGGGTTCGGCAGGTGCGATCAACGATTTTGGAAAGACCGCGATATCGGTTGCAAACGCGAAAGTGTCGGCCAGCTTCGGTGCCATATTCTTCAGAGGAATTCTGTGCAACATTCTGGTCGATCTCGCAGTGATTCTGGCTCTCGCTGCAGACAGCGTTGAAGGTAAGATACTGGGCATCTTTTTCCCGATCATGACCTTCGTTGCCATCGGTTTTGAGCACAGTGTTGCAAACATGTCGTTGATACCGATCGGTCTTTTCATAAAATCTGCTTCAGGTTTCGGACCGGAAACACTCACGTGGGCTGGATTCTGGAAGAACATCGCTGCAGCAACTCTGGGTAACATCGTTGGTCCTGGTGTATTCACTGCGCTGTTCTACTATCTGAGCTACTACAGACCAAACGTTCAAAAAGGTTGA